A single window of Rhipicephalus microplus isolate Deutch F79 chromosome 5, USDA_Rmic, whole genome shotgun sequence DNA harbors:
- the LOC119174078 gene encoding uncharacterized protein LOC119174078 isoform X2 codes for MLRLKESTSKAGYLRLAMDSNAAAAGAESVEVPSTSTAAAPPPAFLHPSSSSEPARAESERHLSKSPLARVMLESERPKMEFKPTPRRRNGKAAESEGRSGNATCEQHSFLTDVTDVRQMEQGLLQLLHDFHSGKLQAFGKDCTFEKMEHVREQQERLARLHFELNAQQEHCGPESEEGRQLAKDNLTKLIENLQHLSQSMYPFQ; via the exons ATGTTGCGCCTGAAGGAAAGCACCAGTAAGGCCGGTTACCTCCGACTGGCAATGGACAGCAACGCGGCGGCTGCCGGCGCGGAGTCAGTCGAGGTGCCGAGTACATCGACGGCGGCGGCACCTCCGCCTGCTTTCCTGCATCCCAGTTCGAGCAGCGAGCCAGCCAGGGCCGAGAGCGAGCGGCATCTCTCCAAGTCGCCGCTCGCTCGAGTCATGTTAGAGTCGGAGAGACCCAAAATGGAGTTCAAACCGACACCACGACGCAGGAATGGCAAAG CAGCCGAGAGTGAAGGGCGTTCAGGCAATGCCACCTGTGAGCAGCACTCGTTCCTGACAGACGTTACGGATGTGCGACAGATGGAGCAGGGTCTGTTGCAGCTGCTGCATGACTTCCACTCGGGAAAGCTGCAGGCGTTCG GTAAGGACTGTACTTTTGAGAAAATGGAGCATGTGCGAGAGCAGCAAGAGCGACTGGCCCGCCTCCATTTCGAACTCAACGCGCAGCAAGAACACTGTGG TCCCGAATCTGAGGAGGGACGGCAGCTGGCAAAGGACAACCTGACAAAGCTGATTGAAAAT CTGCAACATCTCAGCCAGTCCATGTATCCTTTTCAATGA
- the LOC119174078 gene encoding coiled-coil domain-containing protein 28A isoform X1: MLRLKESTSKAGYLRLAMDSNAAAAGAESVEVPSTSTAAAPPPAFLHPSSSSEPARAESERHLSKSPLARVMLESERPKMEFKPTPRRRNGKAESEGRSGNATCEQHSFLTDVTDVRQMEQGLLQLLHDFHSGKLQAFGKDCTFEKMEHVREQQERLARLHFELNAQQEHCGPESEEGRQLAKDNLTKLIENLQHLSQSIEQLQSHTQGV, encoded by the exons ATGTTGCGCCTGAAGGAAAGCACCAGTAAGGCCGGTTACCTCCGACTGGCAATGGACAGCAACGCGGCGGCTGCCGGCGCGGAGTCAGTCGAGGTGCCGAGTACATCGACGGCGGCGGCACCTCCGCCTGCTTTCCTGCATCCCAGTTCGAGCAGCGAGCCAGCCAGGGCCGAGAGCGAGCGGCATCTCTCCAAGTCGCCGCTCGCTCGAGTCATGTTAGAGTCGGAGAGACCCAAAATGGAGTTCAAACCGACACCACGACGCAGGAATGGCAAAG CCGAGAGTGAAGGGCGTTCAGGCAATGCCACCTGTGAGCAGCACTCGTTCCTGACAGACGTTACGGATGTGCGACAGATGGAGCAGGGTCTGTTGCAGCTGCTGCATGACTTCCACTCGGGAAAGCTGCAGGCGTTCG GTAAGGACTGTACTTTTGAGAAAATGGAGCATGTGCGAGAGCAGCAAGAGCGACTGGCCCGCCTCCATTTCGAACTCAACGCGCAGCAAGAACACTGTGG TCCCGAATCTGAGGAGGGACGGCAGCTGGCAAAGGACAACCTGACAAAGCTGATTGAAAAT CTGCAACATCTCAGCCAGTCCAT
- the LOC119174078 gene encoding uncharacterized protein LOC119174078 isoform X3 codes for MLRLKESTSKAGYLRLAMDSNAAAAGAESVEVPSTSTAAAPPPAFLHPSSSSEPARAESERHLSKSPLARVMLESERPKMEFKPTPRRRNGKAAESEGRSGNATCEQHSFLTDVTDVRQMEQGLLQLLHDFHSGKLQAFGKDCTFEKMEHVREQQERLARLHFELNAQQEHCGPESEEGRQLAKDNLTKLIENLQHLSQSIEQLQSHTQGV; via the exons ATGTTGCGCCTGAAGGAAAGCACCAGTAAGGCCGGTTACCTCCGACTGGCAATGGACAGCAACGCGGCGGCTGCCGGCGCGGAGTCAGTCGAGGTGCCGAGTACATCGACGGCGGCGGCACCTCCGCCTGCTTTCCTGCATCCCAGTTCGAGCAGCGAGCCAGCCAGGGCCGAGAGCGAGCGGCATCTCTCCAAGTCGCCGCTCGCTCGAGTCATGTTAGAGTCGGAGAGACCCAAAATGGAGTTCAAACCGACACCACGACGCAGGAATGGCAAAG CAGCCGAGAGTGAAGGGCGTTCAGGCAATGCCACCTGTGAGCAGCACTCGTTCCTGACAGACGTTACGGATGTGCGACAGATGGAGCAGGGTCTGTTGCAGCTGCTGCATGACTTCCACTCGGGAAAGCTGCAGGCGTTCG GTAAGGACTGTACTTTTGAGAAAATGGAGCATGTGCGAGAGCAGCAAGAGCGACTGGCCCGCCTCCATTTCGAACTCAACGCGCAGCAAGAACACTGTGG TCCCGAATCTGAGGAGGGACGGCAGCTGGCAAAGGACAACCTGACAAAGCTGATTGAAAAT CTGCAACATCTCAGCCAGTCCAT